A window from Chitinophaga filiformis encodes these proteins:
- a CDS encoding NADH-quinone oxidoreductase subunit D, with translation MSEQQHITLPEGSIERQTQTLNLGPTHPATHGVFQNILEIDGERIVSSESTVGYIHRAFEKIAERRPYYQITPLTDRLNYCSSPINNMGWHMTVEKLLGIKTPKRVDYLRVIIMELARITDHLICNGVVGVDSGAFSGFLYLMKYRELAYEIYEEICGSRLTTNIGRVGGFERNFTPAAFEKIERFLKEYPVALKEFETLMNRNRIFMERTQGVGPISAERAINYGFTGPNLRAAGVDYDVRVAQPYCSYEDFEFNIPVGTTGDCYDRFLVRNAEMWESLSIIRQAMDKLKDLPSDVYHADVPAYYLPEKSAVYTKMEALIYHFKIIMGESDILPGELYNPVEGANGELGFYLISDGGRSPYRLHFRRPCFIYYQAYAELIKGAMLSDAVICMSSLNLIAGELDA, from the coding sequence ATGTCAGAGCAGCAACATATCACACTGCCGGAAGGCTCCATAGAGAGGCAAACACAAACCCTTAACCTGGGACCTACCCACCCCGCCACACACGGGGTATTTCAGAATATCCTGGAAATTGACGGCGAGCGTATCGTGAGTTCGGAATCTACTGTAGGGTATATCCACCGTGCATTTGAGAAGATCGCAGAAAGACGCCCTTACTACCAGATCACTCCTTTAACTGACCGTCTGAACTATTGTTCGTCTCCTATCAATAATATGGGATGGCACATGACCGTAGAGAAACTGCTGGGTATTAAAACCCCCAAGCGCGTTGACTACCTCCGTGTGATCATCATGGAACTGGCCCGTATTACCGACCACCTGATCTGTAACGGTGTGGTAGGCGTGGACAGCGGCGCCTTCTCCGGCTTCCTCTACCTCATGAAATACCGTGAGCTGGCTTATGAGATCTATGAGGAAATATGCGGTTCCCGTCTGACAACCAATATTGGCCGTGTGGGTGGTTTTGAAAGAAACTTTACACCTGCGGCGTTTGAAAAAATAGAACGTTTCCTGAAAGAATACCCGGTGGCGCTGAAGGAGTTCGAAACCCTGATGAACCGTAACCGTATCTTCATGGAAAGAACACAGGGCGTTGGCCCTATCAGTGCGGAAAGAGCCATCAACTACGGCTTTACCGGCCCTAACCTGCGCGCTGCCGGTGTGGACTACGACGTGCGCGTGGCACAGCCATATTGCTCTTATGAAGATTTCGAGTTTAATATACCGGTAGGTACCACGGGCGACTGTTACGACCGCTTCCTGGTGCGTAATGCCGAAATGTGGGAAAGCCTGAGCATCATCCGCCAGGCCATGGACAAGCTGAAAGACCTGCCTTCAGATGTATACCATGCAGACGTACCTGCTTATTATCTGCCTGAAAAGAGCGCGGTATACACCAAAATGGAAGCGCTGATATACCACTTCAAGATCATCATGGGTGAATCGGATATCCTGCCGGGCGAACTGTACAATCCTGTAGAAGGAGCCAACGGCGAACTGGGATTCTATCTCATCAGCGATGGTGGCCGTAGCCCTTACAGGCTGCACTTCCGCCGCCCATGTTTCATATATTACCAGGCTTATGCAGAACTGATCAAAGGCGCAATGCTCAGCGATGCCGTAATCTGTATGAGTAGCCTGAATCTGATAGCAGGTGAACTGGATGCTTAA
- a CDS encoding NADH-quinone oxidoreductase subunit C, which yields MSLTNDYIKQRLAEKFGESISQVEESFGMLSFTAPKDLNLKVMQFLYDDEELQFRFLTDLTAVHYPNRTGEELAVVYHLYNFRERVRLRFKVYTSIEDTRVFTATRLFESANWMERETYDFFGVNFVGHPNLKRILNVDEMTYFPMRKEFPLEDQTRTDKDDEMFGRGGHIGI from the coding sequence ATGTCTTTGACAAACGACTATATAAAGCAAAGGTTAGCAGAAAAGTTTGGGGAATCAATCAGCCAGGTGGAAGAATCCTTTGGGATGCTATCATTTACCGCACCGAAAGACCTGAACCTGAAAGTAATGCAGTTCCTGTACGATGATGAGGAACTGCAATTTCGTTTTTTAACGGACCTCACTGCCGTACACTATCCCAACAGAACAGGAGAGGAGCTGGCGGTAGTATACCACCTGTACAATTTCAGGGAAAGAGTGAGACTGCGTTTTAAAGTTTACACCAGCATTGAGGATACTCGTGTATTCACAGCTACCCGGCTGTTTGAATCAGCCAACTGGATGGAAAGGGAAACATACGACTTCTTCGGTGTGAACTTCGTGGGGCACCCGAACCTGAAACGTATCCTGAACGTGGACGAAATGACCTATTTCCCTATGCGTAAGGAATTTCCGCTGGAAGATCAGACCCGTACCGATAAAGATGATGAAATGTTCGGCCGCGGCGGGCATATTGGCATTTAA